The following proteins are encoded in a genomic region of Triticum dicoccoides isolate Atlit2015 ecotype Zavitan chromosome 1B, WEW_v2.0, whole genome shotgun sequence:
- the LOC119320152 gene encoding 50S ribosomal protein L10, chloroplastic-like gives MTSVRSAAGVALPPIRLAVERARQEALRRELDGCQLLAGIWCHGFTVAQLRSIRASLPSTARLLVAKNSDLAAAVEGTRWESLRPCARGMNAWLFVRSDEIPPALRPYRDFQKEWRLQLNDFTGAVYEGRLYGPDDFAQLEAMPTRVQSYQYLLGCLQMPAVSVLAALRARQEAMVQADKPPAEDAAPAPAPEQ, from the coding sequence atgACGTCCGTGCGCAGCGCCGCCGGGGTCGCGCTGCCGCCGATCCGCCTGGCGGTGGAGCGAGCGCGCCAGGAGGCGCTCCGGCGCGAGCTGGACGGGTGCCAGCTCCTGGCGGGCATCTGGTGCCACGGCTTCACGGTGGCGCAGCTCCGCAGCATCCGTGCGTCGCTCCCCTCCACGGCGCGGCTGCTGGTCGCCAAGAACTCGGACCTCGCCGCGGCGGTCGAGGGCACGCGCTGGGAGTCGCTCCGGCCCTGCGCCCGCGGCATGAACGCCTGGCTCTTCGTGCGCTCCGACGAGATCCCGCCGGCCCTCCGCCCCTACCGCGACTTCCAGAAGGAGTGGCGCCTCCAGCTCAACGACTTCACCGGCGCCGTCTACGAGGGCCGCCTCTACGGCCCCGACGACTTCGCGCAGCTCGAGGCCATGCCCACCAGGGTGCAGTCCTACCAGTACCTTCTCGGATGCCTCCAGATGCCCGCCGTCTCCgtcctcgccgccctccgcgcgcgccaggaggccatggtgcaGGCCGACAAGCCGCCCGCCGAGGACGCGGCTCCTGCTCCGGCGCCAGAGCAGTGA
- the LOC119320140 gene encoding putative receptor-like protein kinase At4g00960 has translation MLLLAEHDRLAHDLATRREATPVLQRLRSPFISFPSPARGGEEEEGEASSRSLSLAYLEMDAYLEMNGYEFERAEIDALEHVIGDPTAKAMSLTFSLLRRITNDFSDAYRIGCGAFSVVHKGVLPSGSCIAVKKLHSVIGLAEDEFENEVLTTMRVAHKNVVRLIGYCSYTQSEVLEYDGKYIFAEARQRLICMEYVPDGTLDKYITDEFHGGLDWNHRYKVLKGTIWLLRIHLFG, from the exons ATGCTTTTGCTTGCTGAGCATGATCGATTGGCTCATGATCTAGCTACAAGACGAGAAGCAACTCCAGTCTTGCAGAGACTCCGTTCCCCCTTCATCTCCTTTCCATCTCCAG CAAgggggggagaagaggaggaaggagaagctaGCAGCCGAAGCTTATCGCTCGCGTATTTGGAAATGGACGCGTATTTGGAAATGAACGGATACGAGTTCGAGAGGGCGGAGATAGATGCACTGGAGCACGTCATAGGCGATCCAACTGCAAAGGCGATGAGTCTGACGTTTTCCCTTCTCAGGCGCATAACAAATGATTTCTCCGATGCTTATCGAATTGGCTGCGGTGCCTTTTCAGTAGTTCACAAG GGGGTTCTTCCAAGCGGGTCATGTATTGCTGTCAAGAAGCTTCACTCGGTTATTGGATTGGCTGAAGATGAATTTGAAAATGAAGTTCTTACCACAATGAGGGTTGCTCACAAGAACGTAGTGCGACTCATAGGCTACTGTAGTTACACGCAATCTGAAGTGCTTGAATATGACGGAAAATATATTTTCGCAGAGGCCAGACAAAGGTTGATCTGTATGGAGTATGTGCCTGATGGAACCCTTGACAAATATATCACTG ATGAGTTTCATGGAGGACTTGACTGGAACCATCGTTATAAAGTTCTCAAAGGAACCATATGGCTTCTTCGGATCCATCTTTTTgggtga